The proteins below come from a single Piscinibacter gummiphilus genomic window:
- a CDS encoding ABC transporter substrate-binding protein, with the protein MKLRLNAVALAAAALVIGQSAWAGEAEAKKWIDSEFQPSTLSKDQQTAELKWFIEAAKKLQAKGVKEISVVSETITTHEYESKTLAKAFEEITGIKVKHDLIQEGDVVEKLQTSMQSGKSIYDGWISDSDLIGTHYRYGKIMNLTDYMAGKGKEWTNPGLDLKDFIGTSFTTGPDKKLYQLPDQQFANLYWFRADLFARADLKEKFKKKYGYDLGVPLNWSAYEDIADFFTNDVKTIDGKPIYGHMDYGKKDPSLGWRFTDAWLSMAGTADIGIPNGKPVDEWGIRASADGCTPLGASVSRGGATNSPAAVYALTKYVDWMKKYAPKEATGMTFGEAGPVPAQGQIAQQIFWYTAFTADMTKPGLPVVNADGTPKWRMAPGPNGPYWKQGMQNGYQDVGSWTFFDKHDENRTAAAWLYAQFVTAKTVSLKKTIVGLTPIRESDIQSKAMTDMAPKLGGLVEFYRSPARVAWTPTGTNVPDYPKLAQLWWKNVAVAVTGEKTPQQAMDNLAEEMDQVMARLERAGMARCAPKLNKKEDPKKYLSDKGAPWAKLANEKPKGETIAYDTLLNAWKAGKVR; encoded by the coding sequence ATGAAATTGCGCTTGAACGCTGTGGCCCTGGCCGCTGCTGCTCTGGTCATCGGCCAGAGCGCATGGGCCGGCGAAGCCGAAGCCAAGAAGTGGATCGACAGCGAGTTCCAGCCGTCCACGCTGAGCAAGGACCAGCAGACGGCCGAATTGAAGTGGTTCATCGAAGCGGCCAAGAAGCTGCAGGCCAAGGGCGTGAAGGAGATCTCGGTCGTCTCCGAGACCATCACCACGCACGAGTACGAGTCCAAGACGCTCGCCAAGGCCTTCGAAGAAATCACCGGCATCAAGGTCAAGCACGACCTGATCCAGGAAGGTGACGTCGTCGAGAAGCTGCAGACCTCCATGCAGTCCGGCAAGTCGATCTACGACGGCTGGATTTCCGATTCGGACCTGATCGGTACCCACTACCGCTACGGGAAGATCATGAACCTGACCGACTACATGGCCGGCAAGGGCAAGGAGTGGACGAACCCCGGCCTCGACCTCAAGGACTTCATCGGCACGAGCTTCACCACCGGCCCCGACAAGAAGCTCTACCAGCTGCCCGACCAGCAGTTTGCCAACCTGTACTGGTTCCGCGCCGACCTCTTCGCCCGTGCTGACCTGAAAGAGAAGTTCAAGAAGAAGTACGGCTACGACCTGGGCGTGCCGCTCAACTGGTCGGCCTATGAAGACATCGCCGACTTCTTCACCAACGACGTGAAGACCATCGACGGCAAGCCCATCTATGGCCACATGGACTACGGCAAGAAGGACCCGTCGCTCGGCTGGCGCTTCACCGACGCGTGGCTCTCGATGGCCGGCACGGCCGACATCGGCATCCCCAACGGCAAGCCGGTCGACGAATGGGGCATCCGCGCCTCGGCCGACGGCTGCACGCCGCTCGGCGCTTCTGTCTCCCGTGGTGGCGCGACCAACTCGCCCGCCGCTGTCTACGCACTCACCAAGTACGTCGACTGGATGAAGAAGTACGCCCCGAAGGAAGCCACCGGCATGACCTTCGGCGAAGCCGGCCCCGTGCCCGCCCAAGGCCAGATCGCGCAGCAGATCTTCTGGTACACCGCCTTCACCGCCGACATGACCAAGCCCGGCCTGCCGGTGGTCAACGCCGACGGCACGCCCAAGTGGCGCATGGCCCCCGGCCCGAACGGCCCGTACTGGAAGCAAGGCATGCAGAACGGCTACCAGGACGTGGGCTCGTGGACCTTCTTCGACAAGCACGATGAAAACCGCACCGCCGCTGCGTGGCTCTACGCGCAGTTCGTGACGGCCAAGACCGTGTCGCTCAAGAAGACCATCGTCGGCCTGACCCCGATCCGCGAGAGCGACATCCAGAGCAAGGCCATGACCGACATGGCCCCGAAGCTGGGCGGCCTGGTCGAGTTCTACCGCTCGCCCGCCCGCGTGGCCTGGACGCCCACCGGCACCAACGTCCCCGACTACCCCAAGCTCGCGCAGCTCTGGTGGAAGAACGTGGCCGTCGCCGTGACGGGTGAGAAGACCCCGCAGCAGGCCATGGACAACCTCGCCGAAGAGATGGACCAGGTGATGGCCCGCCTCGAACGCGCTGGCATGGCCCGTTGCGCGCCCAAGCTCAACAAGAAGGAAGACCCGAAGAAGTACCTGAGCGACAAGGGTGCTCCTTGGGCCAAGCTCGCGAACGAGAAGCCGAAGGGCGAAACCATCGCGTATGACACCTTGCTGAACGCCTGGAAGGCTGGCAAGGTTCGGTAA
- a CDS encoding DUF2160 domain-containing protein, with protein MFEWMAWTPPVAIFFTSIVLMLIGMTVWELKSPTTMRKGWLPMETTRGDRLFIGLLSAAYVNLAFVAVSEKLMTWLSLENEPSIWISFVISMALLALIMRKG; from the coding sequence ATGTTCGAGTGGATGGCCTGGACGCCCCCCGTCGCGATCTTCTTCACCAGCATCGTCCTCATGCTGATCGGCATGACCGTGTGGGAGTTGAAGTCGCCGACAACCATGCGCAAGGGTTGGCTCCCCATGGAGACGACGAGAGGCGACCGCCTCTTCATCGGCCTCTTGAGCGCTGCCTACGTCAACCTGGCGTTCGTCGCCGTGAGCGAGAAGCTGATGACGTGGCTGAGCCTGGAGAACGAGCCCTCGATCTGGATCAGCTTTGTCATCTCGATGGCACTGCTGGCCTTGATCATGAGGAAAGGTTAG
- a CDS encoding carbohydrate ABC transporter permease: MDERRFKKRSVFLLLYLLFAILPVYWMVNMSFKTNEEILSTFSLFPRDFTWEHYKTIFTDESWYSGYINSLIYVAINTVISLLVALPAAYAFSRYRFLGDKHVFFWLLTNRMTPPAVFLLPFFQLYTTLGMMDTHIAVALAHLLFNVPLAVWILEGFMSGIPREIDETAYIDGYSFPRFFLTIFIPLIKAGVGVAAFFCFMFSWVELLMARTLTSVDAKPIVATMTRTVSASGMDWGVLAAAGVLTIVPGAIVIWFVRHYIAKGFAMGRV, translated from the coding sequence ATGGATGAGCGCCGCTTCAAGAAGCGCAGCGTCTTCCTGCTGCTGTACCTGCTCTTCGCCATCCTGCCGGTGTACTGGATGGTCAACATGTCGTTCAAGACGAACGAGGAGATCCTCTCGACCTTCAGCCTGTTCCCGCGCGACTTCACCTGGGAGCACTACAAGACGATCTTCACCGACGAGAGCTGGTACTCGGGCTACATCAACTCGCTGATCTACGTGGCCATCAACACGGTGATCTCGCTCTTGGTGGCGCTGCCCGCGGCCTATGCGTTCAGCCGCTACCGTTTCCTCGGCGACAAGCACGTCTTCTTCTGGCTGCTCACCAACCGCATGACGCCGCCGGCGGTCTTCCTGCTGCCCTTCTTCCAGCTCTACACCACGCTCGGCATGATGGACACGCACATCGCCGTGGCGCTCGCGCACCTCTTGTTCAACGTGCCGCTGGCGGTGTGGATCCTCGAAGGCTTCATGAGCGGCATCCCGCGCGAGATCGACGAGACGGCCTACATCGACGGCTACAGCTTCCCGCGCTTCTTCCTCACGATCTTCATCCCGCTCATCAAGGCCGGCGTGGGCGTGGCGGCGTTCTTCTGCTTCATGTTCAGCTGGGTCGAACTGCTGATGGCACGCACGCTGACCAGCGTCGACGCCAAGCCGATCGTCGCCACGATGACCCGCACTGTGAGCGCATCGGGCATGGACTGGGGTGTGCTCGCCGCGGCGGGTGTGTTGACCATCGTGCCGGGCGCGATCGTGATCTGGTTCGTGCGGCACTACATCGCCAAGGGCTTCGCCATGGGGCGGGTGTGA
- a CDS encoding sugar ABC transporter permease, with the protein MKPINQKAWFLILPVILCVAFSAILPLMTVVNYSVQDIISPERRVFVGTEWFKAVMRDEDLQGALLRQMGFSFSVLLVEIPLGIALALSMPAQGWKSSAVLVLVAISLLIPWNVVGTIWQIYGRTDIGLLGASLAALGIDYSYTGYATDAWLTVLVMDVWHWTPLVALLCFAGLRAIPDAYYQAARIDGASKFAVFRYIQLPKLRGVLMIAVLLRFMDSFMIYTEPFVLTGGGPGNATTFLSQYLTQKAVGQFDLGPAAAFSLIYFLIILLLCFILYNWMQRVGTASKEGAQHG; encoded by the coding sequence ATGAAGCCGATCAACCAGAAAGCGTGGTTCCTGATCCTGCCGGTCATCCTGTGCGTGGCCTTCTCGGCCATCCTGCCGCTGATGACGGTGGTGAACTACTCGGTGCAGGACATCATCTCGCCCGAGCGGCGCGTGTTCGTGGGCACCGAGTGGTTCAAGGCGGTGATGCGCGATGAAGACCTGCAGGGCGCGCTGCTGCGCCAGATGGGCTTCTCGTTCTCGGTGCTGCTGGTGGAGATCCCCCTCGGCATCGCGCTCGCACTCTCGATGCCGGCACAAGGCTGGAAGTCATCGGCCGTGCTGGTGCTCGTCGCCATCTCGCTGCTCATTCCGTGGAACGTGGTCGGCACCATCTGGCAGATCTACGGCCGCACCGACATCGGCCTGCTCGGCGCCTCGCTCGCCGCGCTCGGCATCGACTACAGCTACACCGGCTACGCCACCGACGCCTGGCTCACCGTGCTGGTGATGGACGTGTGGCACTGGACGCCGCTCGTCGCCCTGCTCTGCTTCGCCGGCCTGCGCGCCATCCCCGACGCGTATTACCAGGCCGCCCGCATCGACGGCGCGAGCAAGTTCGCCGTCTTCCGCTACATCCAGCTGCCCAAGCTCCGGGGCGTGCTGATGATCGCGGTGCTGCTGCGCTTCATGGACAGCTTCATGATCTACACCGAGCCCTTCGTGCTCACGGGCGGCGGGCCGGGCAATGCGACCACCTTCCTCAGCCAGTACCTCACGCAAAAAGCCGTCGGCCAGTTCGACCTCGGGCCTGCCGCCGCCTTCTCGCTGATCTACTTCCTCATCATCCTGCTGCTGTGCTTCATCCTCTACAACTGGATGCAGCGCGTGGGCACCGCCAGCAAGGAAGGAGCCCAACATGGATGA
- a CDS encoding ABC transporter ATP-binding protein has translation MARIDLDLAHSYRPNPQKDEDYALLPLKMTFRDGGAYALLGPSGCGKTTLLNIISGLVTPSQGTVKFNGHDVTRQTPQQRNIAQVFQFPVIYDTMTVAENLAFPLKNRGVAPDRIKQRVGVIAEMLEMSHQLDTRAAGLAADAKQKISLGRGLVREDVSAVLFDEPLTVIDPHLKWQLRRKLKQIHHELKLTLIYVTHDQVEALTFAEEVVVMTRGRAVQIGSADQLFERPQHTFVGHFIGSPGMNFLPAAIVPGAPEGADTLGVRPEYVTLAEPRAAGALQAVVTQRQDVGTYWLVTAKSGDSVIRARLSPETTPPAIGDAAWFGVKGTHTCYYKNEELVA, from the coding sequence ATGGCCCGCATCGACCTCGACCTCGCGCACTCGTACCGCCCGAATCCCCAGAAGGACGAGGACTACGCGCTGCTGCCCTTGAAGATGACCTTCCGGGACGGCGGCGCCTATGCGCTGCTCGGCCCCTCGGGCTGCGGCAAGACCACGCTGCTCAACATCATCTCGGGCCTCGTCACGCCCTCGCAGGGCACGGTGAAGTTCAACGGCCATGACGTGACGCGGCAGACGCCGCAACAGCGCAACATCGCCCAGGTGTTCCAGTTCCCGGTGATCTACGACACGATGACCGTGGCCGAGAACCTGGCCTTCCCTCTGAAGAACCGGGGTGTTGCGCCCGACAGGATCAAGCAGCGTGTCGGTGTGATCGCCGAGATGCTCGAGATGAGCCACCAGCTCGACACCCGCGCGGCCGGCCTTGCGGCCGATGCCAAGCAGAAGATCTCGCTCGGCCGTGGCCTGGTGCGCGAAGACGTGAGTGCCGTGCTTTTCGATGAGCCGCTCACCGTGATCGACCCGCACCTGAAGTGGCAGCTGCGCCGCAAGCTCAAGCAGATCCACCACGAACTCAAGCTGACGCTGATCTACGTGACGCACGACCAGGTCGAGGCGCTCACCTTCGCCGAAGAAGTGGTCGTGATGACGCGCGGACGTGCGGTGCAGATCGGCTCGGCCGACCAGCTCTTCGAGCGCCCGCAGCACACCTTCGTCGGCCACTTCATCGGCTCGCCGGGCATGAACTTCCTGCCAGCGGCCATCGTGCCCGGCGCCCCCGAAGGCGCCGACACGCTGGGCGTGCGCCCCGAATACGTGACGCTCGCCGAGCCCCGCGCGGCGGGCGCGCTGCAAGCGGTGGTGACGCAGCGGCAGGACGTCGGCACCTACTGGCTCGTCACCGCGAAGTCGGGCGACAGCGTGATCCGCGCCCGCCTCTCACCCGAGACCACGCCGCCGGCCATCGGCGACGCGGCCTGGTTCGGCGTGAAGGGCACGCACACCTGCTACTACAAGAACGAGGAGTTGGTGGCATGA